The Mercurialis annua linkage group LG7, ddMerAnnu1.2, whole genome shotgun sequence genome includes the window ttatatgatattttttggCATAATCACTTTttaaatccgaatgtttacatCTTTTTACCAATTACGATCAAACTTTTTAgcttttataattatgtttaatttaattttttttacaaccatatccaaaatttaaattttattttttaaattttataataatcgaAATGTATTTAGATATAGAAAGGGCATCTTTTATCAATTGTTTTCCATGAATCTTCCATGAGTGCTAATGCAATTATAGGGCTTTTTTCATAAACAACCAACATTTgctaaattattacttttatacagacaagagttttcaatatgaaaactaCTGTACACGctgaaaaatattacttttatacggatctATATATATAAGATATTTCAAGTCAAACCTTCATAAAtgaataattttctctctcatcacaattaatttttctttcctCTCTCTCAACTCATCTCTCTCAGCTCGTGTTTGCTCCATCGTTTTCAGCCGCGACGTCCTCTGTTCTTCCGCTCCTCtatcatcgttctcatcatcgtctcTGTCATCGTCTCTGccaacgccatcatctcctATGGTCGTCGTCGTCATcaattttgatttcagatctacaatttattcattgttcttcttcttctttttcttttttattttcatatctaCAAATTTtatactgttttttcaccattaaacatgtatgaaGATTATATTTAGAgaatataatgttaattatatgttatgtaaaataaatttgtggtttactgaaataattttttgttatttctgtatttttttgtaattgattgtatttctgtgttttttattctgcaacacaatttattgatgatggttgattgctgaataattataatgttacagcgttgttgattttatgttgattttgtgttgataatcagttggtatttgtttgattttaacattgaaaaattTTATTCTAGAAAAATATTggtaaattagataattttgaccgtgaaataaattaaaaaataaaatctaactgaaattagataatgatatgttagcattatcatgttgacatgttgttgatttcttgttgatattttattaattgtcaccgtcttttaaaaatatatgttctattttattttttatgttgattcgttgttgatttatcgttgacattatgttgataagtatttcgactttttccatactaaattttatgttgacatgttgttgattcgttgttgatttattgttaacattatgttgataagtatttcaactcttttttatattcaattttattttgacatgttgttgacataaggttgataacatgttgattttttaatcactgaaaaaaaaaattagtcttAATTTGTTGTGTTGATGAGCTGTTGAAATgctttgataatatgttgattgtttatgacttaaatcaatcaatgttctcattttacaaatatCTTGACAAAATCaacattaattgttgatatcgtgttgacattatgttgataacttgttaatatgatagtagtaattctactTAAGAACAACAaatgtacaaaatgtttaaaataaatgaatcagataaagaaattatcagagtaagtaatcaaaataatatgaaaaaacaacaacaataattcaaatgaaaaaataaaattattcttacatataaaaataaaaatatattaaatatacaccaacacaatagttcacaaaatattaaaagtttatttcacagacaatattatcttatttgtcaatgttgaaataaaaaaaatcagttgatatcaacataatatcaacataaaatcaacaacactgtaacattacaataattcagcaatcaatcatcatcaataatcgttctgcagaataaaaaaacgcaggaatacaacaaaatacaaaaaaatgcagaaatagcaaaattttattatataaaatcacaaaattattctatataacatcaaataaatattaaattttttaaagatactctttatacatgttcaATGATGaataaacagtaaaagataaacaaattacagatctgaaaatgaaaaaaaaataataaaaaatttcagatctaaaattaaaaagagaaaagaaagatggcgcggtGAGAGAAAGGCGGAACGGTGAAGGCGGAGGCGGCGGAACGGCGAAGGCGAAACGAAGGAAGCGAAAGAGCAAAAATCGTGAAAATATTCTTTCACGGCTCAAAAGAAATCgtggagaagaagaatgattgagagaaataagaaaaatcgtataaaagaaagaaattcaaagtagaagttatcaaaataagaaaatgaggtaggtaAAGTAAAGATTTGGATTGGGCcgtataaaaaaaaagagtggCTGATTTTCTGTATTCTATATAAAAAGCCCGCAATTATATGAGCATAATTGGACTCAGGCCTACTTTCAAACCCGAGCCCACTTCGGCCCATAGAATGAACAGTCCAGCTACAAGAGAAGAACACAGCAGCTTCGTTTCTTCACTACTCTCCAAAAATTACTCGTTGCTTATACGCCTCAAAGGCCAAGCCGCCACCCACCACCAAACGATTACGTGTCTACGTGTACAATTCTATTACctctttataatatttaatttattaccaAATcctataaaaaatacaaaaaaatctcCATTCACAAATTTTAACTTCAACTCAaccaaaaaaaatctattttccTCTCATCTTCTCAAATCTCATTCATCCCAATGGGACCAATAGTATTAACCCAGCTGGCAACCGGTCTCAGCGTCCTAGCCGGAGCGGCTCTGGTTAAATCGATCATGGATCAAAAGCCCATGGCCGGTCCTTTCTCACGTTGCCCCACTTGCAACGGAACGGGTCGGATTAATTGTTTATGCTCCCGGTGGTCGGATAGAGATGTGG containing:
- the LOC126654818 gene encoding uncharacterized protein LOC126654818, giving the protein MGPIVLTQLATGLSVLAGAALVKSIMDQKPMAGPFSRCPTCNGTGRINCLCSRWSDRDVGCRTCAGSGHMACSSCGGSGTGRPLPVRIAARPPPSNGSF